The genomic stretch AGACATTCACGGTGTTGTGAGCGTCTACGAGTGGCTGGTTGGATTGGTCGAAGAGCACCGGGCCGACTTGCTTGTGCTGGCCGGAGATCTATTCGCCGGTGACTGGGAGGACGGACAACGCGAGCAGGCACGCCAGATCATTCCCTTGCTAAGAGGGGTAGCCGTGCCTGTTTTCTACCTCATGGGCAACGACGATAATGTCGCCCTGGACTACGAGGACGAACAGATCAAGCCGCTTCACGGCAGACGGTTGACCTGCGGCAGTTACAGCTTTGTGGGTTACCAGTACACTCCACCGTTTGTGGGCACAATTTTCGTGAAATCGGAGAGTGAGATTGAAAAAGACCTTGGATTGTTGGAGCCGCTGCTTGACGAGCACACCCTCTTTGTGACGCACTCACCTGCCTACGGAGAACTCGACCGCGTCTATGCCGACGAGCACGTTGGCAGCCATTCGCTGGCCGCGCTGCTCGACCGCCGGCCTGTCCTGGGGCACATCCACGGGCACATCCACCACAGCTTCGGGCGTGAGGGCAATCACTTCAATGTCGCTTCTGCTGGACTGCGGCGTGCTATGGTGATCGACCTTCCGTCGCTCAATCACTTGGTACTTGAAGTTGACAGACCCAGTGCTCGAACATTGTGACTCCGCCTCACTACACTCTTCGTACGTGGGCGGAACTCGTCCCGCAGGCACTGACCCCGTGTCGCAGCGTCAGGCGGCGCCAAACCAAAAGTTCACAACGAAGCCGCAGAAGATCGAGAGGCGGCCGAGGAACCTTGCAGAAAATCCACCGCTCTACTTGCCAACTAGCTTCTCGAATTGGGATTCGTCC from Candidatus Acidiferrales bacterium encodes the following:
- a CDS encoding metallophosphoesterase encodes the protein MRLLVRVLATADIHGVVSVYEWLVGLVEEHRADLLVLAGDLFAGDWEDGQREQARQIIPLLRGVAVPVFYLMGNDDNVALDYEDEQIKPLHGRRLTCGSYSFVGYQYTPPFVGTIFVKSESEIEKDLGLLEPLLDEHTLFVTHSPAYGELDRVYADEHVGSHSLAALLDRRPVLGHIHGHIHHSFGREGNHFNVASAGLRRAMVIDLPSLNHLVLEVDRPSARTL